One Pseudobdellovibrionaceae bacterium genomic window, TAAAGAATCCTTGGGCTTTATAGACTGCCTAAAGCTTTCAAATATTTTGTGTCGATCTTCTTTGGGGACGCCGGGCCCGCTGTCTTTAATATTAATTTCTACTTGTGAGTTATCTATAATTTTTTGTTGTATAATAATATTACTGTTGTTGGGGCTGTATTTTATCGCATTAGATAGTAAGTTGTACAAAACTTGTTGAATTAGTTCGGCATCAATAAAAACTTTTAAGCCCGTTATTTGTATATTTTCAATATTAATATTTTTTTGTTTAATTAAACTATAAAGGCTTTGGCAAGTTTGTAAAATAATAGATTGTAGCGAAGTCCATTGTTTATTAATTTTTAACTCGCCAGATTCTATTTTTGCTAAATCTAGTAAGGTGTTTACAATAGAAATTAGCCGGTCAGATTCTCTTTCTGCAATTTTAATAGTTTGTAAAGCTTTGGGAGGGATATCCCCCAAATAACCATTTTTAACTAAATTTAAAGAGCCCTTTATAGAGGTAAGAGGAGTTCGCAACTCGTGGCTGGCAATGCTTACAAATTGTGTTTTTGCCTGCTCTAGCTGTTTGTGATCTTTTAAAGCCGCAGAATAGGATTGAATTACCGAATCAAAAGTTGCTTCTAAGTTTCCCAGTTCGTTAGAGGGTAATGAGGTGCTTACTGGATAATCTTTATTATGAAAAAAGAATTGAATTTTTTTTGTTAAAATTTTAATTTGCGAAAGCATTTGAAATCTTCCTACAGAGTAAATATAAACAAGGCTTAAAAACAAAAAGGCCGAATTAAACAATAAAAAGTCTTTTTGTGTTTTCCAAGGTTGTTTGTAAAAAAATAATTGTAAACAAAGCAGTCCTGTACTAAGGGTATTAAGAATAATAATAAAACTAATTTTACTAGATAAATTTCCCATAAGTATTAACTCGCAGTTTGTTGTTGTTTTTTAAAATTACTTACTAGCTGATCGATGGTTGTGCAGAGGCCTTTTGGATCAAAAGGCTTTGTAATTAAGCCCAAAACAATATTATTAATTATTTTTAATTTAGTATTATTAGTATTGGCTGTAAAAAAAATAATAGGGCTATGTGGGGCGGGTGTTTTTTTATAAGTTTCATAAATTTGAAAGCCATTTAAGAGGGGAAGCATGTCGTCTAAAAGAATGAGATCGTAGGCTTGGCTTTTTATTTTTTTCAAAGCTATTTGTCCATCGGTAGCGGTTTCGACTTGATGGTTTCCGATCATTTCTAAACTTATTTTAGTAAGTTCTAAAATATCTGGATTATCTTCTACTAGTAGTACCTGCATAAAGCCCTTAAGTTTATAACTGTGTTATACTTAAGGCTTATCGGCTATTTTTTTTCTTATAATAATAGTTTTTAATGGGGCATAGCCCCCAAGAACTAGTCAAAAGCAGGTAAACGCCAAGTATAGTCCAAAGAGGCCCTCCAATAATAAGCCAAGTTAGTAATACAATGCTGCAAATGCCACGAAAAATGCGCTGATAGTTAGAAAGATAAAGTTTCATAAAAAAATACCTAGACCTTTGTCGTAAAAAACGACTTGTTTGTAGTGTAAGTCTTACGGTCTCGTTTATATATTAAAAGAGTATGTAGATAAAGTCTATACATATGGATATAAATATATAGATAATAAATAAGCTGTAAAAGTAGGTAGTATTAAAAGTTAAAATTTTGAGGGCTTTATGGTTAAAGAAAAAGTTGCTAGCTTAGACTTTATACTAGTTAGTGAAAGTCAAAAAAAGCAAGAAAGGGCTAAGGCTAGAGATTTAAGGCATAGCTCTTGGTGGAAAAATAAATTACAAGAGGGCGTATGTTATTATTGTGATTTAAAAGTAGACCCAAAATTTTTAACTATGGACCACAAGGTTCCTGTTTCAAAAGGTGGAAAAAGTACAAAAAACAATATAGTCTTATGTTGTAAGGATTGTAATACTAAAAAAAAGCATAGCACGGTAGTAGAAATGCTAACCTCTAACGAAAAAGAAAAATAGTAATTATAAAAGAAGAGTAAAAAAAGGAATGAATGTCAAAAATAAAAACTAGTAGTACGGCAGAATATTTTTCTAAAAACTTACAACAAGTGGGCTTTTCTTCTCCATTAAAAGCAGTATTAACTACTTTAAAAGAAGCTGTGGATAATTCTTTAGATGCTTGTGAAGAAGATGGAATTTTACCTCATATAAAAGTGCAGATTAGTAAAATAGGTAAAGGTTCTTCTCGCAATACTGATTTAGTAAAAATAGTAATAGAAGATAATGGGCCAGGCTTATCGGCGCAAGATTTACCAGCGGTTTTTGGTGAGTACTTAGCGTCTTCTAAATTTGGAAAAGGGCAATGTTCAAGAGGGCAACAAGGTATTGGTATTTCGGCAGCCACTACATGGGCACAATTAACTAACGCCACAGGAGTTTATGTAGAAAGTAAAACAAAAAAGATGCCCCAAGCTTTGTCTATGGTTATTGATGTGGATATTAAAAATAACAAAGGGCTGGTTAAAAAAAAAACCAATGTAAAGTGGACTTCTAAAAAGCACGGATTAAAAGCCGCTTTTATTATTGATGGAAAAGTGCAATTAAACGGCGATGGTGGTTTAATTACTTATCTTGAAGGAACCGCTTTGGTAAACCCTCACTTAGAGATGCATTATACTTTGCTAGACAATGACCCTGTACATGTAAAAAGAGTTAGCGATATTATCCCCAGAGTTCCGCCGCCAACCTTGCCTCACCCGCATACTATGAAGCTGGGAGAATTTATTACCTACTCTCATTTATATGGAAAAATGAGTACATCTAAGTTTTTAAAAACAGGGTTTTCTAGAGTGTCTGACGCTACTGTTAAAGAACTATTTAAAAAAGGAAAAATAAAATCATCGTTAATGAACCTTCCTTTGCCTAAGCTATCTGATGCCGACTTTAAAAAAATATTTGAATCTTTGCAAGAAACCCCTTTGATGAACCCTCAAACCAATAGTGTTTTAATTATTGGAGAAGAGGCTTTGGCACAAAGTATTCACCGCATAGGAGATGTAGATTTTTTTAGTGTAGTTACTCGCAAGCCAAGAATTTGCGATTTTAAACCTGTGGTTATTGAAGTGGCTATGGCTAGGTTATCTGATGTAAAAGGCAAAGAAGAAGCCTCGTTACAACTTTTGCGATTTGCTAATCGTGTTCCTTTACAATTTGATAAATCTTCTTGTGCGCTTACAAAAGCAGTAGAAAGTGTAAATTGGAAAGCTTATGGTTTGCAGCAAAGCAAAAATAGTGTACCTGGGGGTCCTTATGTTTTGGCCATTTCTATGACTTCGCCATTTATAAAATTTAAAAATGCCTCTAAAGAAACCATTGATGCCAGTGATGAGCTAGTGGAAGAAATTCGCAAAGCTTTAATTCAAACAGGGCAAAAATTAGGTCGCTACATTCGTAAAGAAAAAAAAGAATTTGATTTAGAAAGAAAAATTCAGCACATTGAAAAATTTGCTCCTATTTTAGTGGGAGGTTTAGTGAAGATTACAAAAGCCCCCGCTAGCCGTAAGAAAAAAGCAGAATTAGGATTAATGAAAATTTTAGGCCGCGATGCTAAAAGTGCTGAAGCAGAATTAACTCAGGCTAAAGAAAAATTAAAGTAAAATTAAAGTAATAAGGAAAAATATGGCTAAGCTAAAATCTGTTTTTAAAATGAATCACGCACAAAAAGATGTGGGAAAATTAGCCTATGCATTGTGCGACACTATGTTAAAAGATTTAGAAAAAGCTAAGCGACCTACCCTTGAAGCCATTAAGTGTTCTTTAGATAATGCTATTTACAGTGCTAAAGTGGGCTTTTTTACTCCAGGGGAAAAAAGAGTACGAACAGAACTTAATGTGTCTTCTGTGCAAAAAATGGCCAGAAGTATTTTTTTGTTAGATATTTTTTTAGAAAATTTAAAAGCCGGTGGTGTTAATACAAAAAGAGAAGTTTATTACCGGGCAAAAGGTTGGATTAAAAAAGATCCTGAATTACGCCCTATTGATTTTGAGGGGCAAGAAGAGAGTGACTCTATTATTAGTTTTTTATGTGATGCTTTAGAAATTTATAGAGAGGAGTTAAACTGCGTAGCTAATGACAGGGGTGGGCAGACTTATTCTCAACAATTAATTGTTACCGAGCATATGCCCGACGGAACAAAGGCTAAGATTGACTTGGGCAGCATGGGGACAACTCCTTTTCAGCCTAAAAATCGCCCACAAAGTTTTACCTTATCAATGAAGTCAAAAATTAAATTTTGTTTGGTGGTGGAGTCAGAGGGTACGGCCAATACTTTAGTTACTAATGGCATTACTAAAAGAAATAAATGCATTGTTGTAGGTGCCCAGGGGGTTCCAAGTAACGGAGTAAGGGGCTGGGTTAAAACTATTCAAGACCAGTTAAAAATTCCCGTATATTTTTTTGGTGACCTTGATGCATATACTTTACAAAATATCTATAGAACTTTAAAAAGTGGTTCTGCGGCCAGCTTAATTAGAAATAAAAATTTTTGCGCACCCGATGTAAAATTTTTAGGAGTGTTGCCAGAAGATGTAAAAAAATATGATTTAGACTGTTACTCGGTTAAAGAAAAAGACGCTTCAGAGGCTAGGTCATTAAAGAAAGCTAGAGATGCCCTGCAAAATGACCCATTTTTTAAAGACGCAAAAAATAAAAAATTAGCTCAAGTGCTTAAGTGGTTATTAAAAAACAAAATCCGTTGCGAACAACAGGCTTTATTTTCTGTAGACCCTAAAGACATTACAGTGCCAGAAAAAATTATTTTAGATAAAATTAAAAATAAAATTTATATTTAAATTATAAAACCATGTATGTAATTGGTTACAATTTTATTTAAACAGGCCTTTTAAAAAATACCTCGTTGGTCAGCGCTATTATTGTCTACTTTATTAGCTTCTACGACCACATTAAGTTGGGCAACCTCTTTAACGGTAAGCTCTGGAAGTCTTTGTACTAATTGTAAAAATCTTTCAGACTCTTCTTGTGTAATAATATCTGCAGTTAAAGTTTTAAATTTGTGAATATAATTTTCTCTTACAAAAGGTTTTGCCCCAGCAGGGTGAGCATTGGCCAAGGCCATTTCGTCTTCTATTTTACTACCATCTTTCATTTTAATAACTATCTTTGCGCCAAAGGCTTTTTTGTTTGGGTCTATTTCATGATAACGCTTAGTCCAAGCAGGGTCTTCTACGGTGCTAATTTTTTTCCAAAGTTCCACAGTGTTTTTTCTCTGAGCTCTTTCTGAGGTGTAACTATTTACATGATGCCAAGACCCATCTTCTAAAGCCACGGCAAAAATATACATAATACTGTGGTCTAAAGTTTCACGACTTGCAGTGGGAGAAAATTTTTGAGGGTCGCCCGAGCCCGTTCCAATAACATAGTGGGTGTGGTGACTGGTATGGATAACAATACTTTCAATGTCAGAAAAATTGTTAATTTTTGTTCTCATCTTGCAGGCCAAATCAATTAAAGCTTGCGATTGATATTCTGCAGAGTGCTCTTTAGTGTAAGATTCTAAAATAATTTTTTGTGCTTCTCCTGGTTTGGGAAGCTCTACATGATAAATGGCTTCGGGCCCATCAAGCATCCATGCAATGACGCTATCTTCTCCTTCGTAAATAGGAGAGGGCGACTTTTCTCCTCTCATAGCTCTGTCCACAGCTTCGATTCCTAACTTAGCCGAGTAACCAGGCACATAAGCTTTCCAGCTAGAAATTTCTCCTTTTCGAGATTGTCTGGTACTAAAAGAAGTGTGAACGGCTTGCCCAACAGCTTGATAAATAGTTTGTGTGTCTAAATTTAAAAGTCTACCAATCCCCGCGGCTGTAGCAGGGCAAAGGTGAGCCATATGATCAATTTTATGTTTGTGTAAGCAAATCGCTTTTACTAAATTAATATGAACTTCGTAGGCAGTAATAATACCTGCAAGAAGTTGTGCTCCTGTACATTTTTTTTGTTGAGCAACTGCTAACAAAGGGGGAATGTTGTCGCCTGGGTGAGAGTAGTCGGCGGCTAAAAAAGTGTCATGATAATCTAATTCTCTTACCGCAGTGGAGTTAGCCCAAGCTGCCCATTCTGCACAAACGGTAAATTTATTAGACATTCCAAAAACCGTGGCACCGGCATCTTTGGGATGACTTAAAGCTTGTGATCTTGCGTTGCTAACAGGTTGCCGATTAATAGAGGCTATGGCCACAGAAGCATTGTCGATAATACGATTGATAACCATATCGGTTACCTCTTCTTCTATGGGAAAATTTGTAGAAGCCATTTCGGCTATTTTCCAAGCGAGTTGTTCACTTTGTGGAAGTTGTGCTTTAGAGGGGTAAACTTTTACCATATGTTTTTGCATGCAAGATCCTTTTGGGTAAAATAGGGCTTATTAAATTTTTTAAAAAACAGTAGTTAAGAATTTTCTTTAGAGCGTGTAGGTTCTTCTTTTTTAAAACCTATGTCGGAAGAAGAATTTTCACCTTTGGCTTCCATATTGGCAGCGGAACTGTCCTTATCTTCTAGCCCTTTTTTAAAACCACGAATAGCCTCCCCAATAGATTTTCCTAATTGAGGAATGCGCTTTGGCCCGAAAATTAAAACTACAACAGCAATAATTAAAATAATTTGTGGAACAGATAATCCCATAACAACTCCCTGTGTTTTTAATACTTATTGTTCTTTATGAGTGTTTTGTATCAAAGCTTAAAGGATAAGTCCAATTCCATTTATGTTTTTTGTAGGGCATTTTGTATTAACCAAAAACTTTTGGCCTCAGAATTTAATAAATCAAACTGTAACGCCATTTTAATAGCAAGTTTAAGGGTTTTTCGGTGCATTACGGTGTGTAATTCATGGGAGGTATAGTTGGGAGCTTGGTTTAAAGCTACCTGCAGCTTTAAGGCTTTTAGTATATTTTCTTGTTCGTACTTAAAACAACCCCACTCTTGCGAAAGCATAGTGCCAAATTGTGCATTAAGCTCAACTAAACTTTTTTTAGACAGTAATGCAATAGTTTGTTCATAATAAGGATTTTCATAAATATAGGCAAAAAATAACTTGGCAAATAGTTCTTCGGGTTTAATTTCTTCGCTATAAAGGTCTTGAGTTTTAAAAAGTAAAAATTTAGAAGATTGATAAATAAAATGTTTAAAGTCTTTATTTAAGCTAGGGCTAATTACTTTTAGCACGCCTAAATCATGACAAGTAACAAAAGCTATGGAGGGGTCAGGCAGTTTTAAAAACTTTAATAACTCCTCTCTAATTCTAGATAAAGGAGATTGTTTTAGTAATGCAGCATGCTTAATAATAGCCTGTTTTATGGGAGTGTCTAAGTTAAAGTGAATTTTATGAGTTAACCGAATGGCTCTTAATATTCGCACGGGGTCTTCAAACATTCTAATAAATGGATCGCCTATCATTTTTATTTGGCCGATTTTTAAATCCTCAAGGCCATTAGTATAATCTCGCAATTCTTTTTGAACAGGGTCGTACAACAATGCGTTTATGGTAAAATCTCTTCTTAAGGCATCCTCTTCTGGAGTTCCAAAAGTATTGTCTTCCCCTAAAAGTTCGGTGTCTTGTTCTTGGTTTTGTTGTCTAAAGGTGCTGATTTCATATTGTTGATTGCTTCTTTGTGCCAAAACTAACCGAAAGCGTTTGCCAATAATATAAGCTCTTGGAATGGCTTTGCGAATTTCCGAAGGCGTGGCAGAGGTAACAATATCAAAATCTTTTGGTTTTTTTTTTAATAAGATGTCACGAATACAGCCTCCCACTAAAAAACAAGAAAAATTTTTGGCTTTTAGTGTTTTTATAATTTTAATAGCGTCTGTGGGGATTAGTGAGTGATTAATTTTATTTGATATACCCATAATTTAAATGTACTTTTTATGTGCTTGTATTGTGACAGTTGTGATAATTGTGGTAGTTGAGTAAAAATAATACCTATCACGAATTACTAGCTTGGTCTAGGCTGTCTTTTAAAAGGAATTATGAAAGAAGAGACACAACAAAATTTAAGTGATTGGAATTATAAAATTTTAGGCAAGGCAGGGGCGCCGCGCATGGTGTTTTTACATGGCATAATGGGCTCGCTAAATAATTGGTTAAAGGTGGTCACTCACTTTAAAAACGATTTTGAAATTTTAATTTTCGACCAAAGGGGTCATGGTCGCAGTTGCCATAAAGAGGCCTACAAAACCGCCGACTATGCTAAAGATTTAGAATACATTACTAACCAGCTAGGTTGGGATAAATTTCATTTAATAGGCCATTCTTCGGGAGGAATAGTGGCTTGCGAATATACGGCAACCTATCCAGACAAGGTTTTATCTTTATGTATTGAGGATATTAGTATGGAGCCTCGTAAAGATATTGGGGTAAAAATAGAAAAGCTATTGTTATCCATTCCCACACCATTTAAAGATACGGCTAGTTATAAAACCTTTTTTGAACAAAAGGTGCCTGGCTTAACCAAAAATTTTTTTCAACCTAATTTGTTAGGCAGCTTTTTAAAGATGAATATTGTGGAAAAAGACAATGGCCAATGGCAGTGGCGATTTCATAGAAATGGAGTGATAGATAGTTTAAGGGAGGCGCGAGCAAGCTCTTTTTACCCTCAGTATTTTAGCATTAAATGTCCTATTTTAGTTATTCATGGAAGTCGATCAGAGGATTTACCTCCCGCAGAGTATGCAAAAATGCTAACGCACACAAAGGCCCAAGGAGTGGAGCTTTCTAGTGGGCACTGGGTTCATTTTGAACAGTGCGAGGAGTTTTCAAAAGCTTTGCTCGACTTTATTAGGGGCTTATGCTAGTTAGTGGGCGTATGAGTTTTTCTTCATTAGGCCTTCATTCTGATCTTTTAGAGCGTTTAAAAGCTAAGGGTTTTGACACCCCAACCCCTATTCAAAACTCCGCATTACCTTTAGTGATTAAAGGCAAGGATGTGGCGGGTCTTGCTCGTACAGGAACGGGAAAAACCGCAGCCTATGTTCTTCCTTTGCTTCATAGAATTTTAAATAGTCGCGCTAATGACGAAAGCCTAAAATCAGAAAGCTTTTCTCGTTGGACGGATAAGTCCTATATTTTAATTTTAGTACCCACAAGAGAGTTGGCTTTTCAAGTTCAAGACAATATTAAAGAGTTTAGTACGGACTTAAATATTCATTCAGCAGTTTTTGTGGGAGGTTTGCCCATCGAAAAAGATGTGGAAGCTTTACAAAACTCTTTGGATTTTATTATTGCTACTCCAGGTCGTTTAATTGATTTATACAAAAACCATAGTTTGCATTTAGGGCAAGTGGAGGCGGTAGCTTTAGACGAAGCCGACAGGTTGTTTGATATGGGTTTTGCTGATGATGTAAAATATATTTTAACAAGAATACCTAAGCATCGTCAGTTTTTACTATTTAGCGCCACCTTAAGTTTAGAGGCTTTATATATGGGGTATGAGTTTGGAGCTCAGCCTGTGGAGTTAAGTGTTAGCAAAAGAGAAATTCAAAAAGATTTAATTGAAGAGTCTTTGTACCACATTTCGCGTTTTGAAAAATCTCGATATTTACTATCTTTATTAAAAAGTAAAACTTGGCGTCAGGCCATTGTGTTTAGTAATTACAAAAATCAAATTTTAGATTTAGAAGTTTTTTTAAGCGCCAACGGTATAAAAAGTTTGGGACTATCTAGCGTATTAACTCAAGCTAGGCGGAATAAAGTCATTACCGAGTTTAAGTCTTGTGAAGAAAAAATGGTGTTAATTGCTACAGATGTGGCCGCTCGAGGTTTAGATATTGAAGGCGTAGATTTAGTTATTAATTATGACATTCCTCAAAACTCCGACCCTTATATTCACCGTATTGGAAGAACAGGTAGGGCAGGCAGTAAGGGAGAGGCAATTAGTTTGGTAAGCGATAAAGATGCCGAGTGGTTGGTGAAGTTAGAGGAAGATTTAAAAATAAAAATTCCTATTGGTTGGATTGAAGATAAAGACTTAGTTACAGATTTTGTTCCTTATAAAAGCTCCGTTTTTATAGACTCTTCTACACACCACAGCAAACATGTAACTAAGGCAAGGCGGGGGAATTTAAAAAAAGACGCTCCTAAAAAATTTGTGCCTTCTAAGCCCGGAAACTCAGCGACAGTTAAAAAAGACGCGCCTAAAAAATTTACACCTTCTAAAGTGCAAAAGCACTATCAAAAAGCCAAGCCAAAGTCCTCTTCTTTTAAGGCTAGGGCGGGGACTAAGCGCTCTTTTAGAAAAGGGACAACGGGGGGAGCTTCTTTAGGTTTGCTTTCTAAAGTGGCTTCTTGGTTTAAGTAATTTTTATAACTACTGTTACTGGTCAATATAAATTTTGGTTAGTCTATTTCTAAAAAAAGACAAATATTTAATTTTCCCTCTTTGTTGTACAAACTATTTTGCTGTTCTTGTTGGTACAATTTAGAGTTAAAGCCTATTTCGCAAGTTTTTTTCTCATTAATAAAAAAACTACAATCCTCACAGGAGTAAACCAACTTTTTGGTATTAAATATACTGGGCGAAATAGGCTCTTGTTTAAGTTTTTTTTTGTTAAAAGTCATAATAATGCTTCTGCTGTCTGTATTGGTGGTTTACAGGGGTTTTTATTTACTATACGGAGCATGCTATTTTTTGACAAGAAATGCTTTTTCTTTTAATCTTAAACTACTTTGAAGCAAACACCTTTTACAAAGCGCTTTTATTTTTTTGAAGATAATAAGAAAAAGAAAAAAGAAATTAAAGCGATTGTTTTTTTATTTTGTATTTTTTTATTTTTAACTTGGGTAGAGTTATATTTACTACAAGTTAGTCGAAGCTTAT contains:
- a CDS encoding HAMP domain-containing histidine kinase, yielding MGNLSSKISFIIILNTLSTGLLCLQLFFYKQPWKTQKDFLLFNSAFLFLSLVYIYSVGRFQMLSQIKILTKKIQFFFHNKDYPVSTSLPSNELGNLEATFDSVIQSYSAALKDHKQLEQAKTQFVSIASHELRTPLTSIKGSLNLVKNGYLGDIPPKALQTIKIAERESDRLISIVNTLLDLAKIESGELKINKQWTSLQSIILQTCQSLYSLIKQKNINIENIQITGLKVFIDAELIQQVLYNLLSNAIKYSPNNSNIIIQQKIIDNSQVEINIKDSGPGVPKEDRHKIFESFRQSIKPKDSLVKGSGLGLSIAKSIVAQHNGEIGIKDNDGQAGSVFFFKLPNIRQATKKVA
- a CDS encoding response regulator transcription factor, whose protein sequence is MQVLLVEDNPDILELTKISLEMIGNHQVETATDGQIALKKIKSQAYDLILLDDMLPLLNGFQIYETYKKTPAPHSPIIFFTANTNNTKLKIINNIVLGLITKPFDPKGLCTTIDQLVSNFKKQQQTAS
- a CDS encoding HNH endonuclease codes for the protein MVKEKVASLDFILVSESQKKQERAKARDLRHSSWWKNKLQEGVCYYCDLKVDPKFLTMDHKVPVSKGGKSTKNNIVLCCKDCNTKKKHSTVVEMLTSNEKEK
- a CDS encoding DNA topoisomerase VI subunit B; the encoded protein is MSKIKTSSTAEYFSKNLQQVGFSSPLKAVLTTLKEAVDNSLDACEEDGILPHIKVQISKIGKGSSRNTDLVKIVIEDNGPGLSAQDLPAVFGEYLASSKFGKGQCSRGQQGIGISAATTWAQLTNATGVYVESKTKKMPQALSMVIDVDIKNNKGLVKKKTNVKWTSKKHGLKAAFIIDGKVQLNGDGGLITYLEGTALVNPHLEMHYTLLDNDPVHVKRVSDIIPRVPPPTLPHPHTMKLGEFITYSHLYGKMSTSKFLKTGFSRVSDATVKELFKKGKIKSSLMNLPLPKLSDADFKKIFESLQETPLMNPQTNSVLIIGEEALAQSIHRIGDVDFFSVVTRKPRICDFKPVVIEVAMARLSDVKGKEEASLQLLRFANRVPLQFDKSSCALTKAVESVNWKAYGLQQSKNSVPGGPYVLAISMTSPFIKFKNASKETIDASDELVEEIRKALIQTGQKLGRYIRKEKKEFDLERKIQHIEKFAPILVGGLVKITKAPASRKKKAELGLMKILGRDAKSAEAELTQAKEKLK
- a CDS encoding DNA topoisomerase VI; its protein translation is MAKLKSVFKMNHAQKDVGKLAYALCDTMLKDLEKAKRPTLEAIKCSLDNAIYSAKVGFFTPGEKRVRTELNVSSVQKMARSIFLLDIFLENLKAGGVNTKREVYYRAKGWIKKDPELRPIDFEGQEESDSIISFLCDALEIYREELNCVANDRGGQTYSQQLIVTEHMPDGTKAKIDLGSMGTTPFQPKNRPQSFTLSMKSKIKFCLVVESEGTANTLVTNGITKRNKCIVVGAQGVPSNGVRGWVKTIQDQLKIPVYFFGDLDAYTLQNIYRTLKSGSAASLIRNKNFCAPDVKFLGVLPEDVKKYDLDCYSVKEKDASEARSLKKARDALQNDPFFKDAKNKKLAQVLKWLLKNKIRCEQQALFSVDPKDITVPEKIILDKIKNKIYI
- a CDS encoding MmgE/PrpD family protein; this encodes MQKHMVKVYPSKAQLPQSEQLAWKIAEMASTNFPIEEEVTDMVINRIIDNASVAIASINRQPVSNARSQALSHPKDAGATVFGMSNKFTVCAEWAAWANSTAVRELDYHDTFLAADYSHPGDNIPPLLAVAQQKKCTGAQLLAGIITAYEVHINLVKAICLHKHKIDHMAHLCPATAAGIGRLLNLDTQTIYQAVGQAVHTSFSTRQSRKGEISSWKAYVPGYSAKLGIEAVDRAMRGEKSPSPIYEGEDSVIAWMLDGPEAIYHVELPKPGEAQKIILESYTKEHSAEYQSQALIDLACKMRTKINNFSDIESIVIHTSHHTHYVIGTGSGDPQKFSPTASRETLDHSIMYIFAVALEDGSWHHVNSYTSERAQRKNTVELWKKISTVEDPAWTKRYHEIDPNKKAFGAKIVIKMKDGSKIEDEMALANAHPAGAKPFVRENYIHKFKTLTADIITQEESERFLQLVQRLPELTVKEVAQLNVVVEANKVDNNSADQRGIF
- a CDS encoding twin-arginine translocase TatA/TatE family subunit; this translates as MGLSVPQIILIIAVVVLIFGPKRIPQLGKSIGEAIRGFKKGLEDKDSSAANMEAKGENSSSDIGFKKEEPTRSKENS
- a CDS encoding alpha/beta hydrolase — encoded protein: MKEETQQNLSDWNYKILGKAGAPRMVFLHGIMGSLNNWLKVVTHFKNDFEILIFDQRGHGRSCHKEAYKTADYAKDLEYITNQLGWDKFHLIGHSSGGIVACEYTATYPDKVLSLCIEDISMEPRKDIGVKIEKLLLSIPTPFKDTASYKTFFEQKVPGLTKNFFQPNLLGSFLKMNIVEKDNGQWQWRFHRNGVIDSLREARASSFYPQYFSIKCPILVIHGSRSEDLPPAEYAKMLTHTKAQGVELSSGHWVHFEQCEEFSKALLDFIRGLC
- a CDS encoding DEAD/DEAH box helicase encodes the protein MLVSGRMSFSSLGLHSDLLERLKAKGFDTPTPIQNSALPLVIKGKDVAGLARTGTGKTAAYVLPLLHRILNSRANDESLKSESFSRWTDKSYILILVPTRELAFQVQDNIKEFSTDLNIHSAVFVGGLPIEKDVEALQNSLDFIIATPGRLIDLYKNHSLHLGQVEAVALDEADRLFDMGFADDVKYILTRIPKHRQFLLFSATLSLEALYMGYEFGAQPVELSVSKREIQKDLIEESLYHISRFEKSRYLLSLLKSKTWRQAIVFSNYKNQILDLEVFLSANGIKSLGLSSVLTQARRNKVITEFKSCEEKMVLIATDVAARGLDIEGVDLVINYDIPQNSDPYIHRIGRTGRAGSKGEAISLVSDKDAEWLVKLEEDLKIKIPIGWIEDKDLVTDFVPYKSSVFIDSSTHHSKHVTKARRGNLKKDAPKKFVPSKPGNSATVKKDAPKKFTPSKVQKHYQKAKPKSSSFKARAGTKRSFRKGTTGGASLGLLSKVASWFK